A portion of the Thermosediminibacter oceani DSM 16646 genome contains these proteins:
- a CDS encoding methylcobamide:CoM methyltransferase MtbA encodes MTNSEKTRLINVLEGKPVDRVPVICPGGMMNMAVREVMTATGRTWPRAHIDPKDMAMLSLGVKHLGGIENVGVPFCMTVEAEALGAGVFIGTESTEPRVAEYPLKRVEEWENLPSITEDHYRVSIVLEAIRILKEKCPETPVIGNITGPISLATSLIEPMDFYRALRRKPDTALRFLDFVTDNLIFFAKAMLKAGADIINIADPSGTGEILGPWAFSKVAVPYINKITDAVEASSGYAMVHICGRLGSVLAELGKLKSPVISIDALTGLRKVKESLPDKVIMGNVSTFLLEKGTPEKVAIAAVTSIKQGAGILAPACGISPRTPLENIRAMVRAAKGERD; translated from the coding sequence ATGACTAACAGCGAAAAGACGAGGCTCATAAACGTGCTGGAAGGCAAACCGGTAGACCGGGTGCCCGTGATATGCCCCGGGGGTATGATGAATATGGCGGTTCGGGAGGTAATGACGGCCACAGGGCGCACTTGGCCACGGGCCCATATCGACCCGAAAGATATGGCCATGCTTTCTCTGGGCGTGAAGCACCTGGGGGGAATTGAAAATGTGGGCGTGCCTTTTTGTATGACGGTAGAGGCCGAGGCCCTTGGCGCCGGAGTCTTTATAGGCACCGAGTCTACCGAACCGCGAGTGGCAGAATACCCGCTGAAAAGAGTTGAAGAATGGGAGAACCTCCCATCAATCACCGAAGACCATTACCGGGTTTCGATCGTTCTGGAGGCAATAAGGATATTGAAAGAAAAATGCCCCGAGACCCCGGTTATTGGGAATATCACCGGCCCCATAAGCCTTGCCACTTCCCTTATCGAGCCCATGGATTTTTACAGAGCCCTAAGGCGAAAGCCGGACACTGCTTTGAGGTTTCTCGATTTTGTCACCGACAACCTGATATTTTTCGCCAAGGCAATGCTGAAAGCGGGAGCGGATATAATCAACATAGCCGATCCTAGCGGTACCGGTGAGATCCTGGGGCCCTGGGCTTTTTCGAAAGTGGCCGTACCGTATATCAACAAAATAACGGATGCGGTGGAGGCTTCTTCGGGGTATGCCATGGTGCACATCTGCGGCAGGCTGGGATCGGTGCTGGCTGAACTCGGTAAATTGAAATCGCCCGTTATCAGCATCGATGCTCTTACTGGCCTTCGAAAGGTGAAGGAAAGCCTGCCCGATAAGGTCATTATGGGCAACGTGAGCACCTTCCTGCTTGAAAAGGGGACTCCGGAAAAGGTGGCGATAGCTGCGGTGACCTCCATTAAACAGGGTGCCGGGATACTAGCCCCTGCTTGCGGCATAAGTCCGAGGACACCTCTTGAAAACATACGGGCAATGGTTCGAGCGGCGAAGGGAGAGAGGGATTGA
- a CDS encoding uroporphyrinogen decarboxylase family protein produces MKRKDRVTAALEGRILDRPPCGEMTLPGLSQEDKRRFLRLLGADLVVVHLNPDFSGNDGLSSGFDELRYFQGSDYFVIAGIPGVFWQSVAELTLEVAARMIKKEPEKYRRVLQEIRKRRESLLERLKEFEVDGIFILDDLAGKNGPLFSPQALREFIFPELKVLVNIIKQLGKPVFFHSDGLIKPILPDLLDLEVDVLHGFDGLDFESLKEIKEIIHGRAAFMGNFNLHFKANNAKSVLANLRSVMELFVESGYIFSSDGGFTPDSIENLVALYQYFHQFWEGENVRSHDNFTA; encoded by the coding sequence TTGAAAAGAAAGGACAGGGTAACGGCCGCGCTTGAAGGAAGAATTCTGGACAGACCCCCCTGCGGTGAGATGACGCTCCCGGGTTTATCCCAGGAAGACAAAAGGAGATTTCTCCGGCTCCTCGGGGCCGACCTGGTGGTGGTGCATCTAAATCCCGATTTTTCGGGAAATGATGGACTATCTTCCGGTTTTGATGAACTGAGGTATTTTCAAGGATCGGATTATTTCGTAATAGCAGGTATACCGGGAGTATTCTGGCAGAGCGTCGCAGAACTCACCCTTGAAGTGGCCGCCCGGATGATTAAAAAGGAGCCGGAAAAATACCGCCGGGTTCTTCAAGAGATAAGAAAAAGGCGCGAATCCCTTTTGGAGCGGCTTAAGGAATTTGAGGTAGACGGTATATTTATTCTGGATGACCTGGCAGGAAAGAACGGGCCCCTGTTTTCCCCTCAAGCTTTAAGGGAATTTATATTTCCCGAACTTAAAGTGCTTGTAAATATTATAAAACAGCTGGGGAAACCGGTTTTTTTTCACTCGGACGGATTAATAAAACCCATTCTGCCGGATTTGCTTGACCTGGAAGTAGACGTCCTTCACGGATTTGACGGTTTGGACTTTGAATCTCTGAAGGAGATAAAAGAGATTATCCACGGCAGAGCAGCCTTTATGGGCAATTTTAATCTCCATTTTAAAGCCAATAACGCAAAATCCGTGTTGGCAAACCTGAGGAGTGTCATGGAACTTTTTGTAGAAAGCGGTTATATATTCTCCAGCGACGGCGGCTTTACCCCAGATTCCATTGAAAATTTGGTTGCCCTGTATCAGTATTTTCACCAGTTCTGGGAGGGAGAAAATGTCAGAAGTCACGATAACTTTACGGCCTGA
- a CDS encoding ASKHA domain-containing protein, with product MSEVTITLRPDGRIIKAKTGVNLMEVLRRAGIRMDFPCGGCGACGKCRVKITSEVQPPKEEEIKLIPERELKEGVRLACLYTVASDMEIEVVFKNEEARVLERGIMGSFTMDPPVKKRRFFAKDSKDALSLEERLTLAVGCPVDPECRLELLRSISRGLPEEGTAVIRDNMIAGIEEGDTTGKIYGAALDIGTTTVVLSLVNMVSGKEEAVVSALNPQKEFGQDVLSRISHAKKGEQFLSELQKSIVNSINDLLEKAVKKAGIDKKDIYEMTVAANTTMTHLFLGINPESIGSAPYYPVLKRGIDIKAQELGISISPFGRVYCLPAISGYVGGDIVAGILATGFYKKDDTALFIDIGTNGEIVFFDGREMVACSCAAGPALEGVNISCGMRAADGAVEEVRISEDVFIRTIGDDKPKGVCGSGIVDLVAELLKIGFVEPSGRMVFPDKARQIASPNLAARLVEKERSTAFIIAYGGEQEDDVFITSRDIRQVQLAKGAIWAGIRALLREKGISPKDVRRVYVAGAFGAHLRPESLSRIGMIAGEWTERLTFAGNTSIAGATMCLLSGAKRKEAENIAGMVRYLELSTMEGFDRLFAESLKFPEGDRSWKENSGF from the coding sequence ATGTCAGAAGTCACGATAACTTTACGGCCTGACGGCAGGATAATAAAGGCGAAAACCGGAGTAAATCTGATGGAAGTGTTGCGAAGAGCCGGAATAAGAATGGATTTTCCCTGCGGAGGCTGCGGCGCCTGCGGCAAATGCAGGGTAAAAATAACATCTGAGGTCCAGCCCCCAAAAGAGGAAGAGATAAAGCTAATCCCGGAAAGAGAATTAAAGGAAGGCGTTCGCCTGGCCTGCCTTTATACGGTGGCCTCCGATATGGAAATAGAAGTGGTATTCAAAAATGAGGAAGCTAGAGTGCTGGAACGGGGTATCATGGGCAGCTTTACCATGGATCCGCCGGTAAAAAAGCGGCGGTTTTTCGCAAAGGATTCGAAGGATGCCCTGTCTTTGGAAGAACGGCTGACTCTGGCGGTTGGCTGTCCAGTAGATCCGGAGTGCAGGCTGGAGCTACTCCGGTCGATATCCCGGGGCCTGCCTGAGGAAGGGACCGCAGTAATCAGAGATAACATGATAGCCGGTATTGAAGAAGGCGATACAACCGGGAAAATTTACGGAGCCGCCCTCGATATAGGTACAACGACAGTGGTGCTGTCTTTAGTAAATATGGTAAGCGGAAAGGAAGAGGCGGTGGTTTCCGCCTTAAACCCACAGAAAGAATTCGGTCAGGATGTACTGTCCCGCATTTCCCATGCTAAAAAGGGGGAGCAGTTTCTTTCCGAACTTCAGAAATCCATAGTGAACTCTATAAACGACCTTCTCGAAAAAGCCGTTAAGAAGGCGGGTATCGACAAAAAAGACATCTACGAAATGACGGTTGCCGCAAACACCACTATGACCCACCTGTTTCTTGGCATAAATCCCGAATCCATAGGTTCCGCCCCGTATTACCCGGTGCTCAAAAGAGGTATCGACATAAAAGCGCAAGAGTTGGGAATCTCTATCTCTCCCTTCGGTAGGGTTTACTGCCTGCCCGCAATTTCCGGGTATGTGGGCGGGGATATAGTTGCCGGGATTCTTGCCACCGGGTTTTACAAGAAAGATGATACCGCGCTGTTCATAGACATAGGTACCAACGGGGAGATAGTCTTTTTTGACGGTCGCGAAATGGTTGCATGTTCATGCGCTGCAGGACCGGCCCTGGAGGGTGTCAACATCAGCTGCGGTATGAGAGCAGCCGATGGTGCCGTCGAAGAGGTCAGGATAAGTGAAGATGTATTTATCAGGACGATAGGCGATGACAAGCCCAAGGGAGTATGCGGAAGCGGCATAGTGGACCTGGTGGCAGAGCTTTTAAAGATAGGTTTTGTAGAGCCCAGCGGCAGAATGGTATTCCCCGATAAAGCGCGGCAAATCGCCAGCCCGAACCTGGCGGCCCGCCTGGTTGAAAAAGAAAGATCGACCGCTTTTATCATAGCCTACGGCGGGGAACAGGAGGACGATGTTTTTATAACATCCCGAGATATTCGCCAGGTGCAGCTGGCTAAAGGGGCCATCTGGGCCGGTATCAGGGCTTTGCTCAGGGAAAAAGGAATTTCTCCAAAAGATGTACGCCGGGTCTACGTGGCAGGGGCTTTCGGAGCACACTTGCGCCCTGAAAGCCTTTCGAGGATAGGTATGATAGCCGGGGAATGGACAGAACGCCTCACATTCGCGGGAAATACCTCTATAGCCGGAGCTACGATGTGCCTGCTTTCCGGAGCGAAGAGAAAAGAAGCCGAGAATATAGCGGGAATGGTGAGGTACCTGGAGCTTTCTACAATGGAAGGTTTTGACCGCTTGTTTGCGGAAAGTTTGAAATTTCCGGAAGGAGATAGGTCATGGAAGGAAAACAGCGGGTTTTAA
- a CDS encoding uroporphyrinogen decarboxylase family protein — protein MEGKQRVLKMLKGEPVRACSVFATEFWALNRRGYTIEKFLEDPEGLLSVIAEEVQKIDSDIFFFLAGLTSVPLMVLGAMYKFPEKGPPVAEMPLVRSREELKNLDLKKISGDVRVKKLWQASAELTLALKDRTLVAVNIRAPFTQAAQMVGPENFLRLLYRDERFVLELLEISTEIFLEYGLPFIESGAEMIYISDPTASGDLISRKHFEKYVYPCLKKIVTEIKGLGIPVLLHICGDTIDRLDLIREIDPDIMSVDHKVDLEKAGEVLGEKICLAGNVDPSEVMEYGSREEVERKALECLEKAGNRKFLLMPGCEISPDTPLENIKTFLAVGHGAFEKLENRGGKKNGGTDSR, from the coding sequence ATGGAAGGAAAACAGCGGGTTTTAAAGATGTTAAAGGGCGAACCGGTTCGGGCCTGTTCCGTTTTCGCCACCGAGTTCTGGGCTTTAAATCGAAGAGGATATACCATAGAAAAGTTTCTGGAAGACCCTGAAGGGCTGCTGTCCGTTATTGCTGAAGAAGTGCAAAAAATCGATTCGGATATATTTTTCTTTCTGGCAGGCCTTACTAGTGTGCCTTTGATGGTTCTGGGGGCAATGTATAAATTCCCCGAAAAGGGACCACCAGTTGCTGAAATGCCTCTCGTTAGAAGTAGGGAAGAACTTAAGAATCTGGACCTTAAGAAAATATCCGGTGATGTGAGGGTGAAAAAACTCTGGCAGGCGTCGGCGGAGTTAACCCTGGCTTTAAAGGACAGGACGTTGGTGGCTGTAAATATAAGGGCGCCTTTTACTCAGGCTGCCCAGATGGTGGGTCCTGAAAATTTTTTGAGGCTTTTGTATAGGGACGAAAGATTTGTACTCGAGCTTCTTGAAATTTCTACGGAAATATTCTTGGAGTACGGGCTTCCCTTTATAGAAAGCGGTGCGGAAATGATCTATATTTCCGATCCCACGGCTTCCGGTGACCTCATATCCCGGAAACATTTCGAAAAATACGTTTACCCATGCCTTAAAAAGATCGTTACGGAGATCAAGGGGCTTGGAATTCCGGTTTTACTCCACATCTGCGGGGATACCATTGATCGCCTTGATCTTATCAGGGAAATCGACCCGGACATAATGTCGGTCGACCACAAGGTGGATTTAGAAAAAGCCGGAGAAGTTTTAGGCGAGAAGATTTGCCTCGCCGGCAATGTGGACCCGTCGGAGGTAATGGAATACGGGAGCAGGGAAGAAGTTGAAAGGAAGGCTCTGGAGTGTCTGGAGAAAGCCGGTAACCGCAAGTTCTTATTGATGCCCGGCTGCGAGATATCGCCGGATACACCTCTCGAAAATATAAAGACATTCCTGGCCGTCGGGCACGGCGCCTTCGAAAAATTGGAAAATAGAGGAGGCAAGAAAAATGGCGGGACCGATAGTCGATGA
- the cysK gene encoding cysteine synthase A, with translation MAGPIVDDIKQLIGNTPILKITRFPMPEGVNVYAKLEYFNPGGSVKDRIGIFMLDEAEKAGLLKPGGTIIEPTAGNTGIGLAMAALERGYRVILVVPKKFSVEKQELMKALGAEIVHTPTEAGMEGAIEKALELGRKIDGAFIPNQFENRANPMAHYKTTGPEIYEQLGGKIDYFVAGVGSGGTFSGVARYLKEKNPEVKAVAVEPEGSILGGGPKGPHKTEGIGVEFIPKTLDVNLIDEVVTVMDEDAFEMVRELARREGVLVGSSSGAAFFAAYQIAKKIKGPANIVTIFPDGSERYLSKKIYEGGI, from the coding sequence ATGGCGGGACCGATAGTCGATGATATAAAACAGCTTATAGGAAATACTCCGATCTTGAAAATAACCCGCTTTCCAATGCCGGAAGGTGTTAACGTATACGCCAAACTGGAGTATTTTAATCCGGGTGGAAGTGTGAAGGACCGGATAGGCATCTTTATGCTGGACGAAGCTGAAAAGGCGGGGCTTTTAAAACCCGGGGGCACTATAATAGAACCTACGGCAGGCAACACCGGTATTGGTCTTGCAATGGCCGCGCTGGAAAGGGGTTACAGGGTTATATTAGTGGTGCCGAAAAAATTCTCCGTGGAAAAGCAGGAGCTTATGAAAGCCCTGGGGGCGGAAATTGTTCACACGCCTACTGAGGCGGGCATGGAAGGCGCCATTGAGAAAGCCCTGGAACTGGGCCGGAAAATAGATGGAGCCTTTATACCAAACCAATTCGAAAACCGGGCAAACCCCATGGCTCACTACAAAACAACGGGCCCGGAAATTTATGAGCAGCTGGGAGGGAAGATAGACTATTTCGTGGCCGGGGTAGGGAGCGGCGGCACCTTTTCCGGTGTGGCCCGGTACCTCAAAGAGAAAAACCCGGAGGTAAAAGCCGTAGCTGTAGAGCCCGAGGGTTCTATCCTAGGTGGAGGTCCAAAAGGACCGCATAAGACCGAGGGAATCGGTGTGGAATTTATACCAAAAACACTCGATGTGAACTTAATCGATGAAGTGGTCACCGTAATGGACGAAGATGCCTTTGAAATGGTGAGGGAACTTGCCCGGAGGGAAGGAGTGCTGGTGGGCAGTTCCTCGGGGGCAGCCTTTTTTGCGGCGTATCAGATCGCGAAAAAAATAAAAGGTCCAGCTAATATCGTTACGATCTTTCCCGATGGCAGCGAGAGGTACCTGAGCAAGAAAATTTACGAGGGGGGAATTTAA
- a CDS encoding bifunctional cystathionine gamma-lyase/homocysteine desulfhydrase encodes MKPDTKVLHTGFEMDERTGAVSFPIYQTSTYRQEGPGVHLGYEYSRTGNPTREALENIIASLEEGMRGFAFSSGMAAISAVLSLFSAGDHLVVSEDVYGGTYRVLSKVFSRSGLEVSYVDTSDVLNIEKAIKKNTRAVFIETPTNPLLRITDIKAVAQLCKDRGLLLVVDNTFMTPYWQKPLVLGADIVVHSATKYLGGHSDVVAGLVAVKDPDLAEKLHFIQNSTGGVLGPFDSWLLMRGIKTLGVRMERHERNANELARWLGTLPQVKKVYYPGLPEHPGHEIHKNQAGGFGGMISFEMESGEMAERMVRKLKLITLAESLGAVESLISIPSLMTHASIPEEERIKRGIKNSLVRLSVGIENVEDLKEDILSAIQ; translated from the coding sequence GTGAAGCCCGATACAAAAGTTCTCCATACGGGTTTTGAAATGGATGAAAGGACCGGGGCTGTAAGCTTTCCGATTTATCAGACCTCAACTTACAGGCAGGAAGGTCCGGGGGTACACCTGGGGTACGAGTATTCCCGCACAGGGAATCCGACCCGAGAGGCTCTGGAAAACATAATAGCGAGCCTGGAGGAAGGTATGAGGGGATTTGCCTTTTCTTCAGGAATGGCCGCCATTTCAGCGGTACTGTCGCTTTTTTCCGCAGGAGATCACCTGGTGGTCTCGGAGGACGTCTATGGAGGGACCTACCGGGTGTTGAGCAAAGTCTTTTCCAGATCGGGCCTTGAGGTTTCCTACGTCGATACCTCGGATGTATTAAATATAGAAAAAGCAATCAAGAAAAATACCCGGGCTGTATTTATTGAAACGCCTACCAATCCCCTTCTCAGGATAACCGACATAAAAGCTGTGGCCCAATTGTGCAAAGACCGGGGGCTTCTGCTCGTCGTCGACAACACCTTCATGACGCCTTATTGGCAGAAGCCGCTGGTGCTGGGGGCCGATATTGTGGTCCACAGCGCCACAAAATATCTTGGCGGGCACAGCGACGTAGTGGCAGGCCTTGTGGCAGTGAAGGACCCTGACCTGGCGGAGAAGCTTCACTTTATCCAAAATTCCACCGGTGGCGTTTTAGGCCCCTTCGATTCGTGGCTGTTGATGAGGGGGATAAAGACGCTGGGAGTCCGGATGGAACGCCACGAGCGAAATGCAAACGAACTCGCCCGCTGGCTTGGTACCCTACCGCAAGTGAAAAAAGTTTATTACCCGGGCCTTCCCGAGCATCCGGGCCATGAAATTCACAAAAATCAGGCCGGTGGGTTCGGCGGTATGATTTCCTTCGAGATGGAGTCGGGGGAAATGGCCGAACGGATGGTGCGCAAGTTGAAGCTCATAACCCTGGCAGAAAGTCTGGGAGCAGTGGAAAGCCTTATTAGTATACCTTCCCTCATGACCCATGCTTCCATACCCGAGGAGGAGCGCATAAAACGGGGCATAAAAAACAGCCTGGTGCGACTTTCCGTGGGTATAGAGAATGTAGAGGACTTAAAAGAAGATATCCTGTCGGCGATACAATAA
- a CDS encoding DUF2933 domain-containing protein: MNKNNRGLLHALMMSLCCVLMLVAVALLARKFGASGNIFSYAFILLCPLMHVFMMMGILGGHDRSCHEGGKSNSDKVGGLKEDA; encoded by the coding sequence ATGAACAAAAATAATCGGGGTCTGCTTCACGCTTTAATGATGTCGTTGTGCTGCGTTCTTATGCTCGTAGCGGTTGCACTTTTGGCAAGGAAGTTCGGCGCATCCGGAAATATTTTCAGTTATGCATTTATATTGCTGTGTCCGCTGATGCACGTATTCATGATGATGGGCATCCTCGGCGGGCATGACCGTTCGTGCCACGAGGGCGGAAAATCAAACAGTGATAAAGTGGGGGGGCTGAAGGAAGATGCGTAA
- a CDS encoding cytochrome c biogenesis CcdA family protein — protein MSSLITLYGLSFLGGLLSFFSPCLIPMVTVYFSIITGMSVEELKSVHPRHLKKKILTNTLFFVAAFTLVFTLAGGASGTIGSLIKENIRVLNILGGAFIVLVGLRMLGSTNMPSFHINPKLLNLKLPPLGYLRAFLVGIFFAVACSHCIGPTLYSFLMLAGTMTAAGQGMMLMFIFSIGLAIPYLVLALAFEKYFDKLKGFMKTRIPQMVLGVTMAVLGIAILTGNFTKITGILYKILPFRLPVGM, from the coding sequence ATGAGTTCGCTGATTACTTTATACGGCCTGTCCTTTCTGGGAGGTCTTTTATCCTTCTTTTCCCCGTGCCTGATCCCCATGGTGACCGTATATTTTTCGATTATTACCGGGATGAGCGTAGAAGAACTGAAATCGGTTCATCCTAGGCATCTGAAGAAAAAAATATTAACAAACACCCTCTTTTTTGTGGCCGCCTTTACGCTGGTGTTTACCCTGGCCGGTGGGGCATCTGGTACAATCGGGAGTTTGATAAAGGAAAATATAAGAGTCTTAAATATTTTGGGCGGTGCGTTTATAGTTTTAGTGGGTCTTAGAATGCTCGGCTCGACGAATATGCCGTCCTTTCATATCAACCCCAAACTCTTAAACCTGAAACTACCACCCCTGGGCTATTTGCGGGCATTCCTGGTGGGAATATTTTTTGCCGTAGCCTGTTCCCACTGTATAGGACCAACTCTTTATTCGTTTCTGATGCTGGCGGGAACTATGACCGCCGCCGGACAGGGAATGATGCTGATGTTTATCTTTTCCATAGGACTTGCAATACCATATCTTGTCCTGGCTCTGGCCTTTGAAAAATACTTTGATAAATTGAAGGGTTTTATGAAGACCAGAATTCCGCAGATGGTACTGGGAGTTACAATGGCAGTTTTAGGAATTGCCATATTGACCGGTAACTTTACAAAGATAACGGGGATTTTATACAAGATTCTGCCGTTCAGGTTGCCTGTGGGCATGTGA
- the lgt gene encoding prolipoprotein diacylglyceryl transferase, translated as MGVLFRIGPFNIYKLGFFTALGLLAGLYIAMREARRKGIKEDEIINFVQVIVIAGFVGARLLFVLLDLPYYIKNPSMIWHISEGGLSFHGAVLGGLLAGIIYARYKKVSFFKLSDVVSPGLALGYSIGRIGCDIYGKAAKVPWAVTVDGIPRHPVQFYSALSALIIFYILWKRRKMIRYDGELFLNFMLLYSVYRFFIEFFRESIMIGPLSIAQWVSLILILGSSLVSHFISAGKLTKNAS; from the coding sequence ATGGGAGTACTTTTCAGAATAGGCCCCTTTAACATCTATAAATTGGGATTTTTTACAGCTCTGGGCCTTCTGGCGGGGTTATATATAGCTATGAGAGAGGCCCGTAGAAAGGGGATAAAAGAAGACGAAATAATAAACTTTGTCCAGGTAATAGTCATTGCAGGATTTGTGGGTGCCAGGCTCCTTTTCGTGTTGCTGGACTTGCCATATTATATAAAAAATCCGAGCATGATTTGGCATATATCCGAAGGGGGGCTTTCTTTTCACGGAGCAGTACTCGGTGGGTTGCTGGCTGGGATAATATACGCCCGATACAAAAAGGTGTCCTTTTTTAAGCTGTCTGACGTGGTTTCTCCCGGCCTGGCTCTCGGGTATTCCATAGGACGTATAGGATGCGATATCTATGGAAAGGCTGCAAAAGTACCATGGGCGGTGACGGTGGACGGGATACCCAGGCATCCGGTACAGTTTTATTCCGCATTATCCGCCTTAATCATTTTTTATATTCTCTGGAAGCGCCGAAAAATGATTCGATACGATGGGGAACTGTTTTTGAATTTCATGCTGCTGTATTCCGTTTACCGGTTCTTTATAGAATTCTTCAGGGAGAGTATAATGATTGGTCCCCTGTCCATCGCCCAGTGGGTTAGTTTGATTCTTATATTGGGCAGCTCTTTGGTTAGCCATTTTATAAGTGCCGGGAAGTTGACGAAGAATGCATCATAA
- a CDS encoding YHS domain-containing protein, whose product MDFSDIILLLIGAALLFFMIRRGGCCGGHGGHGGYYAGGHNHHRTDGNGEYAVDPVCGMRVSKKNAITRQINGKTYYFCCEECANSFRG is encoded by the coding sequence TTGGATTTTTCGGATATTATATTGCTGTTGATCGGAGCAGCTCTGCTTTTTTTCATGATAAGAAGAGGCGGGTGCTGCGGAGGCCATGGCGGGCACGGAGGTTACTATGCCGGTGGTCATAACCATCACAGGACAGATGGTAATGGCGAATATGCCGTAGACCCTGTTTGCGGTATGAGAGTATCGAAAAAGAACGCCATCACCAGGCAGATAAACGGAAAAACTTATTATTTTTGCTGTGAAGAGTGTGCCAATTCTTTCAGAGGGTAG
- a CDS encoding SHOCT domain-containing protein, whose protein sequence is MMHWFYPGWGYDGGLIMYLGMFLWVLFCAAVIYFIFRLIKLIPINGASEKRNFTETPLDILKKRYAAGEITKEEFEKIKEDLNKT, encoded by the coding sequence ATGATGCACTGGTTTTACCCCGGCTGGGGTTACGATGGAGGCTTGATAATGTATCTGGGGATGTTCCTGTGGGTATTGTTTTGTGCGGCAGTGATATACTTTATATTCAGATTAATAAAGTTAATTCCCATCAATGGGGCATCGGAAAAGCGAAATTTCACTGAAACACCGCTGGACATCCTCAAAAAACGCTATGCCGCGGGAGAAATAACGAAAGAGGAATTTGAAAAGATAAAGGAAGATCTGAACAAGACCTGA
- a CDS encoding four-helix bundle copper-binding protein, translating into MIFVLAFAKKDCRQLLCRQSEAPILGAYFLTQKNACARECKMFKDAHCQQCADTCRQCAQECKNLANM; encoded by the coding sequence ATGATTTTTGTACTAGCTTTTGCAAAAAAAGACTGTCGACAGTTACTTTGTCGACAGTCTGAAGCACCGATTCTAGGTGCTTATTTTTTAACTCAAAAAAATGCCTGCGCCAGAGAGTGCAAAATGTTTAAAGATGCCCACTGTCAGCAGTGTGCTGATACCTGCCGCCAATGTGCTCAAGAATGCAAAAATTTAGCGAATATGTAA